A genomic window from Camelina sativa cultivar DH55 chromosome 2, Cs, whole genome shotgun sequence includes:
- the LOC109127329 gene encoding uncharacterized protein LOC109127329, which translates to MSASRWTLMDLPSYLSSSWAFRWPEVNLSYLSSGWNMRLLSLSGNLSIIDDLLWSFVSIVESLAIATTICCFFLFCGCTL; encoded by the coding sequence ATGTCAGCTTCCCGATGGACTTTGATGGATCTACCATCGTATCTGTCGTCATCATGGGCATTCCGGTGGCCGGAGGTGAATCTTTCTTACCTGAGCTCCGGTTGGAACATGAGATTGTTGTCTTTGTCGGGTAATCTCTCCATAATCGATGATCTTTTGTGGAGTTTTGTCTCGATCGTTGAATCTTTAGCTATCGCTACTACGATctgttgcttcttcttgttttgtggTTGTACCCTCTAA
- the LOC104751680 gene encoding uncharacterized protein LOC104751680 gives MQYLSSDGKKKQAESTEESVGTSKKQNKGVQASTDQKPNNEDNWVALTYHGLQSESCSKYLNGMMSNGNSSLDFNMSPGVYINELCRGGSNKNSESKETSKRXN, from the exons ATGCAGTATCTTTCATCTGACggcaaaaagaaacaagcagAATCCACTGAAGAATCTGTCGGAACATCCAAAAAACAG AACAAGGGAGTGCAGGCTTCGACGGATCAGAAACCAAATAATGAAGAT aatTGGGTTGCACTCACGTATCATGGACTTCAGTCCGAAAGTTGCTCCAAATATCTTAACGGGATGATGTCGAATGGGAACTCTTCATTAGATTTCAACATGAGCCC GGGCGTTTATATCAATGAACTGTGCCGTGGAGGAAGCAACAAAAACTCTGAATCGAAAGAAACATCGAAAAGGTANaattag
- the LOC104723984 gene encoding DNA-directed RNA polymerase III subunit RPC5 isoform X3, giving the protein MDFDDEPKPKEVAKTRRFAPGRAGKPKPKPKPEPPAAKPEQPASSQTESVSKSEHDVDAKSTGAAKVEPPEVYNGAVKMEIDPKVDKEPEIMETELIVEEQLPLQEEKMEEDEEEEEEEEDVVVREIDVFFKPSIDANTELYVLQYPLRPSWRPYEMDERCQEVRVNPSTSQVEIDLSMDVHSKNYDSTFGVNMTKQTLKTTWKQPPTLDYAVGVLSGDKLHLNPVHAVAQLRPSMQYLSSDGKKKQAESTEESVGTSKKQNKGVQASTDQKPNNEDNWVALTYHGLQSESCSKYLNGMMSNGNSSLDFNMSPGVYINELCRGGSNKNSESKETSKRDLLSLPLKERVQKLLCEGPPLLRYSVLKHYASEFSDEDFLEALQEYGWLVQGLWTPKTSLLKLDGPVGASRDYLLCLFSKKTTIKYSEVEAMGGLKDKAKTMLTAFAKERPLLNDWKFKEPTDVSFIKSYPAIVXEQDNFLTEKKKKLESVMSTQGGKSRANNRRNVVGKNASVTVKPEVPTTLSDKGGSSRNTIPRADGQTMPPELERALPKALKKVFQTHKVCSYETICQGLRDLAVSTSNNPKADSGMAVNVALAVDAYQDVLQKAISDVAVDIYGSFVSKSSPDHPEYDALRRVVIKLLRDNPPGTRLMKAQVFTEGRTELKREITNNEYIKVMHDLCETNSSGWVLQKAR; this is encoded by the exons atggacTTTGATGATGAACCCAAGCCAAAGGAGGTTGCTAAAACCCGTAGATTCGCACCTGGCCGTGCCGGGAAGCCTAAACCGAAACCTAAACCGGAACCCCCTGCAGCTAAACCGGAGCAGCCGGCGTCGTCACAAACTGAGTCTGTGAGCAAGAGTGAGCATGACGTTGATGCCAAGTCCACTGGTGCTGCTAAGGTTGAACCACCTGAGGTCTATAATGGTGCTGTGAAAATGGAGATTGATCCAAAAGTTGATAAAGAGCCGGAGATCATGGAAACTGAGTTGATTGTGGAAGAACAGCTTCCGTTACAGGAAGAgaaaatggaagaagatgaagaagaagaagaagaagaagaagatgttgttgtTCGTGAAATCGATGTTTTCTTCAAACCGTCTATTGATGCTAATACCGAG CTTTATGTTCTACAATATCCTCTAAGACCGTCTTGGCGTCCATACGAAATGGATGAGCGATGCCAAGAA GTTAGAGTGAATCCTTCTACATCGCAAGTGGAAATTGATTTGTCTATGGATGTTCATTCGAAGAACTATGACTCCACGTTTGGAGTAAATATGACTAAGCAG ACTTTGAAAACAACTTGGAAGCAGCCTCCTACGTTGGATTATGCTGTTGGGGTTCTTTCAGGTGATAAG TTACATTTGAACCCTGTTCATGCTGTTGCTCAGCTTCGACCGTCTATGCAGTATCTTTCATCTGACggcaaaaagaaacaagcagAATCCACTGAAGAATCTGTCGGAACATCCAAAAAACAG AACAAGGGAGTGCAGGCTTCGACGGATCAGAAACCAAATAATGAAGAT aatTGGGTTGCACTCACGTATCATGGACTTCAGTCCGAAAGTTGCTCCAAATATCTTAACGGGATGATGTCGAATGGCAACTCTTCATTAGATTTCAACATGAGCCC GGGCGTTTATATCAATGAACTGTGCCGTGGAGGAAGCAACAAAAACTCTGAATCGAAAGAAACATCGAAAAG GGACTTGCTCTCCTTACCACTTAAAGAACGTGTGCAAAAGTTGCTCTGCGAG GGACCACCGCTGCTTCGATACAGTGTTCTTAAGCATTATGCCTCTGAGTTCTCAGACGAGGATTTCTTAGAGGCCCTCCAAGAATATGGCTGGTTAGTTCAAGGTTTATGGACTCCCAAAACTAGTCTACTAAAACTAGACGGGCCTGTAGGAGCTTCCAGGGATTATCTCCTGTGTCTGTTCAGCAAGAAGACAACTATAAAGTACTCCGAGGTTGAAGCGATGGGTGGCCTTAAGGATAAGGCGAAAACTATGTTGACTGCATTTGCCAAAGAAAGGCCTCTGCTAAACGATTGGAAGTTCAAAGAGCCCACTGATGTCTCATTCATAAAATCCTACCCAGCGATTGTTA NGGAGCAAGATAATTTTCTtacggaaaagaaaaagaagctagAGTCAGTAATGAGTACCCAAGGAGGAAAAAGTAGAGCTAATAACAGGAGGAATGTTGTTGGCAAAAATGCATCAGTTACAGTTAAACCGGAGGTTCCAACAACCCTCTCTGACAAAGGAGGAAGTTCAAGAAATACGATACCTCGTGCTGATGGACAAACAATGCCACCGGAACTTGAAAGGGCGTTACCAAAGGCCTTAAAGAAGGTGTTTCAAACTCACAAAGTTTGCAG CTACGAGACAATCTGCCAAGGACTTAGGGATCTTGCAGTTTCGACATCGAATAATCCAAAAGCTGATTCGGGCATGGCAGTGAATGTGGCGTTAGCTGTAGATGCTTACCAAGACGTTCTCCAAAAAGCTATAAGTGATGTGGCTGTTGACATTTACGGCTCTTTTGTCTCTAAGTCGTCTCCAGACCACCCAGAATATGATGCTTTGAG GAGAGTGGTGATTAAGCTCTTACGTGATAATCCACCTGGAACAAGGCTTATGAAGGCTCAGGTATTTACAGAAGGCAGGACCGAGCTTAAACGTGAAATCACCAACAACGAATACATAAAG GTGATGCACGACCTCTGTGAAACCAACTCTTCGGGATGGGTTTTACAGAAAGCTCGATGA
- the LOC104723984 gene encoding DNA-directed RNA polymerase III subunit RPC5 isoform X2 — MDFDDEPKPKEVAKTRRFAPGRAGKPKPKPKPEPPAAKPEQPASSQTESVSKSEHDVDAKSTGAAKVEPPEVYNGAVKMEIDPKVDKEPEIMETELIVEEQLPLQEEKMEEDEEEEEEEEDVVVREIDVFFKPSIDANTELYVLQYPLRPSWRPYEMDERCQEVRVNPSTSQVEIDLSMDVHSKNYDSTFGVNMTKQTLKTTWKQPPTLDYAVGVLSGDKLHLNPVHAVAQLRPSMQYLSSDGKKKQAESTEESVGTSKKQNKGVQASTDQKPNNEDNWVALTYHGLQSESCSKYLNGMMSNGNSSLDFNMSPGVYINELCRGGSNKNSESKETSKRDLLSLPLKERVQKLLCEGPPLLRYSVLKHYASEFSDEDFLEALQEYGWLVQGLWTPKTSLLKLDGPVGASRDYLLCLFSKKTTIKYSEVEAMGGLKDKAKTMLTAFAKERPLLNDWKFKEPTDVSFIKSYPAIVTEQDNFLTEKKKKLESVMSTQGGKSRANNRRNVVGKNASVTVKPEVPTTLSDKGGSSRNTIPRADGQTMPPELERALPKALKKVFQTHKVCSYETICQGLRDLAVSTSNNPKADSGMAVNVALAVDAYQDVLQKAISDVAVDIYGSFVSKSSPDHPEYDALRRVVIKLLRDNPPGTRLMKAQVFTEGRTELKREITNNEYIKVMHDLCETNSSGWVLQKAR, encoded by the exons atggacTTTGATGATGAACCCAAGCCAAAGGAGGTTGCTAAAACCCGTAGATTCGCACCTGGCCGTGCCGGGAAGCCTAAACCGAAACCTAAACCGGAACCCCCTGCAGCTAAACCGGAGCAGCCGGCGTCGTCACAAACTGAGTCTGTGAGCAAGAGTGAGCATGACGTTGATGCCAAGTCCACTGGTGCTGCTAAGGTTGAACCACCTGAGGTCTATAATGGTGCTGTGAAAATGGAGATTGATCCAAAAGTTGATAAAGAGCCGGAGATCATGGAAACTGAGTTGATTGTGGAAGAACAGCTTCCGTTACAGGAAGAgaaaatggaagaagatgaagaagaagaagaagaagaagaagatgttgttgtTCGTGAAATCGATGTTTTCTTCAAACCGTCTATTGATGCTAATACCGAG CTTTATGTTCTACAATATCCTCTAAGACCGTCTTGGCGTCCATACGAAATGGATGAGCGATGCCAAGAA GTTAGAGTGAATCCTTCTACATCGCAAGTGGAAATTGATTTGTCTATGGATGTTCATTCGAAGAACTATGACTCCACGTTTGGAGTAAATATGACTAAGCAG ACTTTGAAAACAACTTGGAAGCAGCCTCCTACGTTGGATTATGCTGTTGGGGTTCTTTCAGGTGATAAG TTACATTTGAACCCTGTTCATGCTGTTGCTCAGCTTCGACCGTCTATGCAGTATCTTTCATCTGACggcaaaaagaaacaagcagAATCCACTGAAGAATCTGTCGGAACATCCAAAAAACAG AACAAGGGAGTGCAGGCTTCGACGGATCAGAAACCAAATAATGAAGAT aatTGGGTTGCACTCACGTATCATGGACTTCAGTCCGAAAGTTGCTCCAAATATCTTAACGGGATGATGTCGAATGGCAACTCTTCATTAGATTTCAACATGAGCCC GGGCGTTTATATCAATGAACTGTGCCGTGGAGGAAGCAACAAAAACTCTGAATCGAAAGAAACATCGAAAAG GGACTTGCTCTCCTTACCACTTAAAGAACGTGTGCAAAAGTTGCTCTGCGAG GGACCACCGCTGCTTCGATACAGTGTTCTTAAGCATTATGCCTCTGAGTTCTCAGACGAGGATTTCTTAGAGGCCCTCCAAGAATATGGCTGGTTAGTTCAAGGTTTATGGACTCCCAAAACTAGTCTACTAAAACTAGACGGGCCTGTAGGAGCTTCCAGGGATTATCTCCTGTGTCTGTTCAGCAAGAAGACAACTATAAAGTACTCCGAGGTTGAAGCGATGGGTGGCCTTAAGGATAAGGCGAAAACTATGTTGACTGCATTTGCCAAAGAAAGGCCTCTGCTAAACGATTGGAAGTTCAAAGAGCCCACTGATGTCTCATTCATAAAATCCTACCCAGCGATTGTTACGGAGCAAG ATAATTTTCTtacggaaaagaaaaagaagctagAGTCAGTAATGAGTACCCAAGGAGGAAAAAGTAGAGCTAATAACAGGAGGAATGTTGTTGGCAAAAATGCATCAGTTACAGTTAAACCGGAGGTTCCAACAACCCTCTCTGACAAAGGAGGAAGTTCAAGAAATACGATACCTCGTGCTGATGGACAAACAATGCCACCGGAACTTGAAAGGGCGTTACCAAAGGCCTTAAAGAAGGTGTTTCAAACTCACAAAGTTTGCAG CTACGAGACAATCTGCCAAGGACTTAGGGATCTTGCAGTTTCGACATCGAATAATCCAAAAGCTGATTCGGGCATGGCAGTGAATGTGGCGTTAGCTGTAGATGCTTACCAAGACGTTCTCCAAAAAGCTATAAGTGATGTGGCTGTTGACATTTACGGCTCTTTTGTCTCTAAGTCGTCTCCAGACCACCCAGAATATGATGCTTTGAG GAGAGTGGTGATTAAGCTCTTACGTGATAATCCACCTGGAACAAGGCTTATGAAGGCTCAGGTATTTACAGAAGGCAGGACCGAGCTTAAACGTGAAATCACCAACAACGAATACATAAAG GTGATGCACGACCTCTGTGAAACCAACTCTTCGGGATGGGTTTTACAGAAAGCTCGATGA
- the LOC104723984 gene encoding DNA-directed RNA polymerase III subunit RPC5 isoform X1 — protein MDFDDEPKPKEVAKTRRFAPGRAGKPKPKPKPEPPAAKPEQPASSQTESVSKSEHDVDAKSTGAAKVEPPEVYNGAVKMEIDPKVDKEPEIMETELIVEEQLPLQEEKMEEDEEEEEEEEDVVVREIDVFFKPSIDANTELYVLQYPLRPSWRPYEMDERCQEVRVNPSTSQVEIDLSMDVHSKNYDSTFGVNMTKQTLKTTWKQPPTLDYAVGVLSGDKLHLNPVHAVAQLRPSMQYLSSDGKKKQAESTEESVGTSKKQNKGVQASTDQKPNNEDNWVALTYHGLQSESCSKYLNGMMSNGNSSLDFNMSPGVYINELCRGGSNKNSESKETSKRDLLSLPLKERVQKLLCEGPPLLRYSVLKHYASEFSDEDFLEALQEYGWLVQGLWTPKTSLLKLDGPVGASRDYLLCLFSKKTTIKYSEVEAMGGLKDKAKTMLTAFAKERPLLNDWKFKEPTDVSFIKSYPAIVTEQDNFLTEKKKKLESVMSTQGGKSRANNRRNVVGKNASVTVKPEVPTTLSDKGGSSRNTIPRADGQTMPPELERALPKALKKVFQTHKVCSYETICQGLRDLAVSTSNNPKADSGMAVNVALAVDAYQDVLQKAISDVAVDIYGSFVSKSSPDHPEYDALRRVVIKLLRDNPPGTRLMKAQVFTEGRTELKREITNNEYIKVMHDLCETNSSGWVLQKAR, from the exons atggacTTTGATGATGAACCCAAGCCAAAGGAGGTTGCTAAAACCCGTAGATTCGCACCTGGCCGTGCCGGGAAGCCTAAACCGAAACCTAAACCGGAACCCCCTGCAGCTAAACCGGAGCAGCCGGCGTCGTCACAAACTGAGTCTGTGAGCAAGAGTGAGCATGACGTTGATGCCAAGTCCACTGGTGCTGCTAAGGTTGAACCACCTGAGGTCTATAATGGTGCTGTGAAAATGGAGATTGATCCAAAAGTTGATAAAGAGCCGGAGATCATGGAAACTGAGTTGATTGTGGAAGAACAGCTTCCGTTACAGGAAGAgaaaatggaagaagatgaagaagaagaagaagaagaagaagatgttgttgtTCGTGAAATCGATGTTTTCTTCAAACCGTCTATTGATGCTAATACCGAG CTTTATGTTCTACAATATCCTCTAAGACCGTCTTGGCGTCCATACGAAATGGATGAGCGATGCCAAGAA GTTAGAGTGAATCCTTCTACATCGCAAGTGGAAATTGATTTGTCTATGGATGTTCATTCGAAGAACTATGACTCCACGTTTGGAGTAAATATGACTAAGCAG ACTTTGAAAACAACTTGGAAGCAGCCTCCTACGTTGGATTATGCTGTTGGGGTTCTTTCAGGTGATAAG TTACATTTGAACCCTGTTCATGCTGTTGCTCAGCTTCGACCGTCTATGCAGTATCTTTCATCTGACggcaaaaagaaacaagcagAATCCACTGAAGAATCTGTCGGAACATCCAAAAAACAG AACAAGGGAGTGCAGGCTTCGACGGATCAGAAACCAAATAATGAAGAT aatTGGGTTGCACTCACGTATCATGGACTTCAGTCCGAAAGTTGCTCCAAATATCTTAACGGGATGATGTCGAATGGCAACTCTTCATTAGATTTCAACATGAGCCC GGGCGTTTATATCAATGAACTGTGCCGTGGAGGAAGCAACAAAAACTCTGAATCGAAAGAAACATCGAAAAG GGACTTGCTCTCCTTACCACTTAAAGAACGTGTGCAAAAGTTGCTCTGCGAG GGACCACCGCTGCTTCGATACAGTGTTCTTAAGCATTATGCCTCTGAGTTCTCAGACGAGGATTTCTTAGAGGCCCTCCAAGAATATGGCTGGTTAGTTCAAGGTTTATGGACTCCCAAAACTAGTCTACTAAAACTAGACGGGCCTGTAGGAGCTTCCAGGGATTATCTCCTGTGTCTGTTCAGCAAGAAGACAACTATAAAGTACTCCGAGGTTGAAGCGATGGGTGGCCTTAAGGATAAGGCGAAAACTATGTTGACTGCATTTGCCAAAGAAAGGCCTCTGCTAAACGATTGGAAGTTCAAAGAGCCCACTGATGTCTCATTCATAAAATCCTACCCAGCGATTGTTACGGAGCAAGATAATTTTCTtacggaaaagaaaaagaagctagAGTCAGTAATGAGTACCCAAGGAGGAAAAAGTAGAGCTAATAACAGGAGGAATGTTGTTGGCAAAAATGCATCAGTTACAGTTAAACCGGAGGTTCCAACAACCCTCTCTGACAAAGGAGGAAGTTCAAGAAATACGATACCTCGTGCTGATGGACAAACAATGCCACCGGAACTTGAAAGGGCGTTACCAAAGGCCTTAAAGAAGGTGTTTCAAACTCACAAAGTTTGCAG CTACGAGACAATCTGCCAAGGACTTAGGGATCTTGCAGTTTCGACATCGAATAATCCAAAAGCTGATTCGGGCATGGCAGTGAATGTGGCGTTAGCTGTAGATGCTTACCAAGACGTTCTCCAAAAAGCTATAAGTGATGTGGCTGTTGACATTTACGGCTCTTTTGTCTCTAAGTCGTCTCCAGACCACCCAGAATATGATGCTTTGAG GAGAGTGGTGATTAAGCTCTTACGTGATAATCCACCTGGAACAAGGCTTATGAAGGCTCAGGTATTTACAGAAGGCAGGACCGAGCTTAAACGTGAAATCACCAACAACGAATACATAAAG GTGATGCACGACCTCTGTGAAACCAACTCTTCGGGATGGGTTTTACAGAAAGCTCGATGA
- the LOC104723977 gene encoding ER membrane protein complex subunit 6 produces MGSSEKRSKDLMSDIPTFSAENLQNNLKVIQNSRTFLSIIAGVLAGIIGFNGLTGFVFYFVVMLITSVGLMAKAGFSADLYFDSLNRVLFDGFLGGLMSFVLFWTFAYDLVHIF; encoded by the exons ATGGGTTCATCTGAGAAGAGATCAAAGGATCTCATGAGTGACATCCCAACCTTCAGTGCTGAGAATTTGCAGAACAATTTGAAAGTCATACAGAACAG CCGGACGTTTCTGTCTATCATAGCTGGTGTCCTTGCAGGAATAATTGGATTCAATGGCTTGACTGGTTTTGTATTTTACTTTGTTGTGATGTTGATCACATCAGTTGGGCTCATGGCTAAGGCAGGATTCTCAGCTGACTTGTACTTTGATTCGTTGAATCGGGTCCTTTTTGATGGCTTTCTTGGTGGCCTTATG TCGTTTGTACTGTTCTGGAC ATTTGCATATGACTTGGTGCACATATTCTGA